A genome region from Trichosurus vulpecula isolate mTriVul1 chromosome 5, mTriVul1.pri, whole genome shotgun sequence includes the following:
- the LOC118849854 gene encoding taste receptor type 2 member 134-like, which yields MPSLLILFFMIFFLLESMAGIIENGFIIIVLGREWVQYWSLPPGDMILASLGISRFFLQWTAVLSNFYTYFFSINGTIYTSIFWNFTNATTFWFTTWLAVFYCVKISSFTHPIFLWLKWRISRFVPWLLLWSLLISTSILIPSLVKTYLVFQLPVGGNYSGKITLDDRALAFHMKFFLPLQMFILLIPFFFFLASTILLISSLCRHLRNMQHHSAGPWDSSMQVHITTLKSLFFFLIVCMSYVMPVIFHITVPFSVCSSQYWIWEVVTYAGISIHPAFLILNSSKLRMALKKMLHYHEAA from the coding sequence ATGCCCAGCCTACTCATTCTCTTCTTCATGatcttctttctcttggagtCTATGGCAGGAATCATAGAAAATGGTTTCATCATCATAGTACTGGGCAGGGAGTGGGTGCAATATTGGAGCCTGCCCCCTGGGGACATGATCTTGGCCAGCCTGGGTATCTCCCGGTTCTTTCTACAGTGGACAGCAGTTCTTAGCAACTTCTACACATATTTCTTCTCAATTAATGGCACTATATACACTAGCATTTTTTGGAATTTTACTAATGCGACCACATTCTGGTTCACCACCTGGCTTGCTGTTTTCTACTGTGTGAAGATTTCTTCCTTCACTCACCCCATCTTCCTCTGGCTGAAGTGGAGAATTTCCCGATTTGTCCCCTGGCTACTGTTGTGGTCCCTACTGATATCCACATCGATATTGATCCCGTCTTTGGTAAAGACCTATCTTGTTTTCCAACTGCCAGTTGGTGGGAATTACTCAGGAAAGATCACTTTGGATGATAGGGCACTTGCATTCCATATGAAATTTTTCCTACCATTgcaaatgtttattttgttaattccttttttcttcttccttgcctCCACCATCTTGCTCATTTCCTCCCTGTGCCGACACTTGAGAAACATGCAGCACCATAGTGCTGGTCCTTGGGATTCGAGTATGCAGGTCCACATCACAACCCTGAAGTcactcttcttctttctcattgtctGTATGTCATATGTTATGCCTGTTATCTTCCACATTACTGTACCTTTTTCGGTTTGCAGCTCTCAGTATTGGATCTGGGAGGTAGTGACCTATGCTGGCATCTCCATCCATCCTGCCTTCCTGATCCTGAACAGCTCAAAACTGAGAATGGCTCTGAAGAAGATGCTGCATTATCATGAGGCTGCATGA